The following proteins are encoded in a genomic region of Phaeodactylum tricornutum CCAP 1055/1 chromosome 1, whole genome shotgun sequence:
- a CDS encoding predicted protein produces the protein MDHGAIDEEDNDFVHGNYTSRKFSPMEVETEQDSLVRETADLSSLGRTPLHFRQQMAAARNNAFANTDQEGDCIFLGFYFLPAEFHSFVRFVGHRFAAHKRIEQQAEQAVMDLKPPHQGTFGGSRNPGQFQQDGNSDVNDDKLPKSNINMEALTAQYGQWEPPNFEGLAVPKYHHYNYHDIPNADLLANAWQKNKTYVQSFLQQAQALVERVKLGIFAEYGYSDNNIAESKLESYHRRRDATLGLIVDHFRVINEVAVDEKTKERLSGIAYLNKNAWQGLIRKLLHAIIMHDNFYVVGVGPASTYRGNNFFQSQVMQFHWIMEPVFCKLGVRLISRNMGMDASTTVSTLGGANVYGEADIFWYISDTTARPHRESCGQMDLLHKQAILSGERMPIILTPEPVVLMTDTNGKAWVGNIQPGVNICGKTRISDGHIRLPQNPTCQYVNCVREALEKHLCNHYKSVCWIERKGFVPEDMQEPNVGFQQDYMGVQTHQLEGRKLAMLVLRGLESALKIWKSETDRGLSPLDEKQWHVQDVYESLRESVWTLEQKPGKSAKVPACEEFLNAVDPMMCNAVDPMMCHMALHAYLEWTPLGDNHELLQELYSGVDVVPLQWKTAEEQVNVHMIAIAANATSLSSESDKDIIISGDNQDNDDDAWINSQYDLTTSHSADVDTDTDDVFPRHLIPDCEMQIATSKWTVYNVPLGYCDGSSQSRCNRAIGNRCLLANYNHYKAGILGHAKSGWLEMRIQIREGIILARFDWSVALHNGRRLRLEDLPSDFEFDFSLKIGSVISKFTKSREEFMEWGVALTSDLVVYPLLVDKKMSHEIDESETVSIGIKIYSSAGLDCKLLLTHIYYA, from the exons ATGGACCACGGAGCTATTGACGAGGAGGACAACGACTTTGTTCATGGAAATTACACATCGCGCAAGTTTAGTCCGATGGAAGTTGAGACGGAACAGGATTCCTTGGTTCGCGAAACGGCTGATCTTTCGTCTTTGGGTCGAACGCCCCTCCACTTTCGCCAACAAATGGCGGCTGCCCGGAACAACGCCTTTGCAAATACTGACCAAGAAGGTGACTGTATTTTCCTTGGATTT TACTTTCTCCCTGCGGAATTTCATTCTTTTGTCCGTTTTGTTGGCCACCGTTTTGCTGCTCATAAACGTATTGAACAGCAGGCTGAGCAAGCGGTCATGGACTTGAAACCTCCCCATCAAGGGACCTTTGGTGGCAGTAGAAATCCAGGGCAATTTCAACAAGACGGCAATAGCGACGTCAATGACGACAAGCTTCCCAAATCCAATATCAAC ATGGAGGCACTCACGGCTCAGTATGGCCAGTGGGAACCACCCAATTTTGAAGGTCTCGCTGTACCCAAATATCATCATTACAACTACCATGATATTCCCAATGCAGATCTTCTTGCCAATGCTTGGCAAAAGAACAAAACATATGTCCAGTCTTTTCTCCAGCAGGCTCAAGCTTTGGTAGAACGCGTCAAATTGGGAATTTTTGCCGAGTACGGTTATTCCGACAATAATATTGCCGAGAGCAAATTAGAGTCCTACCATAGACGTCGGGATGCCACGTTAGGCTTAATTGTGGATCATTTCCGCGTGATCAATGAAGTTGCCGTTGATGAAAAGACCAAAGAGCGTTTGTCGGGAATTGCCTACCTGAACAAGAATGCTTGGCAGGGCCTGATCCGGAAACTGCTGCACGCAATAATAATGCATGACAATTTCTAtgttgttggcgttggacCTGCCAGTACTTATCGCGGGAACAACTTTTTCCAGTCTCAAGTGATGCAGTTTCATTGGATCATGGAACCAGTCTTTTGCAAGCTGGGTGTGCGCCTGATTTCACGCAATATGGGAATGGACGCCTCAACGACAGTTTCAACTTTGGGCGGAGCCAACGTGTATGGCGAAGCGGACATTTTCTGGTACATTTCCGACACCACAGCACGTCCACATAGGGAAAGTTGTGGCCAAATGGACTTGCTGCACAAGCAAGCAATTTTGTCAGGCGAACGCATGCCAATCATTCTGACTCCTGAGCCAGTGGTACTTATGACTGATACCAATGGGAAGGCCTGGGTTGGGAACATACAACCTGGTGTCAATATTTGCGGCAAAACACGTATCTCGGATGGCCACATACGCTTGCCCCAAAATCCGACTTGTCAATATGTGAACTGTGTACGAGAGGCACTGGAGAAGCACTTGTGCAATCACTACAAATCTGTATGCTGGATAGAAAGAAAGGGATTTGTGCCGGAAGACATGCAAGAACCCAATGTTGGATTTCAGCAAGATTATATGGGTGTGCAAACGCATCAATTGGAGGGCAGAAAACTTGCAATGCTAGTTTTGCGCGGCTTGGAAAGTGCGCTGAAGATATGGAAATCTGAAACTGATAGGGGCCTCTCCCCTTTGGACGAAAAGCAATGGCATGTTCAAGATGTGTACGAAAGTCTTCGCGAAAGCGTTTGGACATTGGAACAAAAACCAGGGAAGAGTGCAAAGGTGCCGGCTTGCGAAGAATTCCTCAACGCAGTTGATCCGATGATGTGTAACGCAGTTGATCCGATGATGTGTCATATGGCGCTGCATGCGTACTTGGAATGGACACCGC TGGGAGACAACCATGAGCTTTTGCAGGAGCTATATAGTGGCGTCGATGTAGTACCCTTACAATGGAAAACAGCAGAAGAACAGGTAAATGTTCATATGATAGCAATTGCTGCCAATGCTACTTCACTCAGCTCAGAATCAGATAAAGACATCATCATCAGTGGAGACAATcaggacaatgatgacgatgCCTGGATAAATAGCCAGTACGACCTGACAACTTCACACTCTGCAGATGTTGACACTGATACCGATGATGTATTCCCGAGACATTTGATACCTGATTGTGAAATGCAGATTGCGACCAGTAAATGGACAGTGTACAATGTTCCACTTGGCTATTGCGACGGTTCGTCTCAGTCCCGCTGTAATCGCGCTATTGGAAATCGTTGTCTACTTGCCAACTACAATCACTACAAAGCTGGAATTCTTGGGCATGCAAAGAGCGGCTGGTTGGAAATGCGCATTCAAATTCGAGAAGGTATTATACTTGCTCGATTTGATTGGTCGGTAGCCCTTCACAACGGGAGACGTCTTCGATTGGAGGATCTGCCGAGCGATTTTGAGTTCGATTTTTCGCTGAAAATTGGCTCAGTCATCTCAAAATTTACAAAGTCCCGTGAAGAGTTTATGGAGTGGGGAGTGGCTCTCACCAGTGACTTGGTTGTGTATCCGTTGCTGGTTGACAAGAAGATGTCTCATGAGATTGACGAAAGCGAAACGGTCTCAATTGGGATCAAAATTTACAGCAGCGCTGGACTTGATTGTAAGCTACTCTTAACGCATATATACTATGCATGA